One window of the Prochlorococcus marinus XMU1411 genome contains the following:
- a CDS encoding DUF92 domain-containing protein, producing MDLIRNQFFIGFCINFILIYIFCKVPLMTKGGWISAGILGTILWGCLSWQGWMSVVIYLLFGSLVTKIGFKFKKEQGIAEKRDGRRGPENVWGSAATGLFLAIMTKFNDANVVILKIGFAASFAAKLADTFGSEIGKRFGKDTYLITSLKKVESGTEGGISLEGTLASVLGSIFMAFIMLRLSLISTKIHFVIVAVSGFLATLSESIIGARFQNKYKLSNEMVNAIQTSIASVFAIFSMIFYSYFLN from the coding sequence ATGGATTTAATTAGAAATCAATTTTTTATAGGTTTTTGTATAAACTTTATTTTGATTTATATATTTTGCAAGGTTCCTTTGATGACAAAAGGTGGTTGGATAAGTGCAGGTATTTTAGGAACAATTTTGTGGGGATGTTTGTCTTGGCAGGGATGGATGTCAGTTGTAATTTATTTATTATTTGGATCTCTCGTTACCAAAATTGGTTTTAAATTTAAAAAAGAACAAGGAATAGCCGAAAAAAGAGATGGGAGAAGAGGTCCTGAAAATGTATGGGGCTCTGCAGCTACAGGATTATTTCTTGCTATTATGACAAAATTTAATGATGCCAACGTAGTGATTTTAAAAATAGGATTTGCTGCAAGTTTTGCTGCAAAGTTGGCGGATACTTTTGGTAGCGAAATTGGAAAAAGGTTTGGGAAGGATACATATTTAATTACTTCACTTAAAAAGGTTGAGAGTGGAACTGAAGGAGGAATAAGTTTAGAAGGAACATTAGCTAGTGTCTTGGGATCAATATTTATGGCTTTTATAATGCTTCGTTTATCACTTATTTCTACAAAAATCCACTTCGTAATTGTTGCAGTCTCGGGATTTTTGGCAACACTCTCCGAAAGTATTATTGGTGCTAGATTTCAAAATAAATATAAATTAAGTAATGAAATGGTAAATGCTATTCAGACAAGTATTGCGTCTGTTTTTGCAATCTTTTCCATGATCTTTTACTCATATTTTTTAAATTAA